Below is a genomic region from Ficedula albicollis isolate OC2 chromosome 25, FicAlb1.5, whole genome shotgun sequence.
ACCCAAGCCATCagcaccccagctctgcccacctcAGCTCCAGGCACGGGGGATGGAGCCATCCCTCCTCCAGCTAAGGCAGACCAAGCTGACACCCCATGAATACCACCTGGGGAGGCTCCACCCAGAAGTATTAATTCTATATTATCTTCAAGTCTTTGATCTGTCTTGGATAAGGTCAGACACAGCAAGGCTGGTATTATTGGTGGAAGCCAAGCAAGGGAGAAAATCGCTGTGGATGGGGGTGGTGCAGCAATTGccagcagaggagaagctgctggttCAGCTGAGGggatcccagcactgcaggctccCAAAGCTCTTCCCCTACCAGTGGTTACTTTGAAGTGAGACACCATCTGTCAAAGTGTCCCtccacacccagcacagccccccaCCCCTGGGAACAGAGACACCCCTGCCCACTGGGGTTGGAGGCTTTGCTGGGCTTCCCCAGTCAGCCCCGGGGCAGTCACTCTGCCAGGAAGAGTGGTGGGAGTCAGGACTGTGCAGCAGGACCTTTGAGGATGCTGAAGGATTCAGGGTATCAGGTTAATTAATGACTCTTAAAGAGAGCTATAGGGCTGACAGCACTCTGCCAGAGCACTGCGGGGAAGCAACCCAGCTGGtaggagcagcagtgggcagtgggcagagctcaggaacACAGCAGGGAGGCTCTGGAAAGGACACCTTGGCACAGATGTGCACAGATGAGCTGATGACTGCCATACACATTTGGCCCCAGTTGCCAGGATAAGTGagttcccagctgctgcagttggGATCCATGGCAATTTGAAGGGTCCTGATTCAGGGCCCCTTCTCTGTTCTCACCCATGTTGCCTGGTGCTTCCCCACTGCTCTCCCACCCCAGACCTCTTGGGGGTGAAGGgctccccatcccactgggcactggcacagggcagaTCTCTGGCCCACAGAGGCACAGGCTCACCACTGACTGCTGCTGACCTTGTTAACAGCCCTGGCCTTTCCCATTAGTTACACAGCCCATTTTCCCATTAGTTACATCAGCCACTCAAGGACACCCAGGCTCTGTAATATCTTCTTTTTAGGATAATGGGGAGGACGTGTCACTTTAGTTAATTAGCAGATTGCAAGGCTGAGGGTGGGAGTGCTGGTGTTACAAAACTCTTTCCCCAACTAATGTCCCTGGACAGGGTGCTGGATGTACAGCACTGGTGGTGGCTGTGGTGGCCAGGAAGCTGGAGCTCACCAAAGCTGAGAAGCACGTCCACAACTTCATGATGGACACACAACTCACAAAGCGGGTAAGGTGCCatgggggacagcaggagctgggggcaTTGTTGTGTGCCAGGAGCTTGGGATTTGGGTTACCATGGCAGGAAGGAGTGAGTACAACAGTGGAAGAAGGTGTCAGCATCTCTGGGTGAGTATACAACAGGAGAGGAAGGTGTTGGAATCTTTGGATATGGGTCCTGCAGGTGCTGAGGAAGTTGTCCAAGTGCTGTGGacagagcacaggcacaaaGAGCACCAACTCTGTTCCAGGATTTAGGTGATGTTCCCTCTGAGGAACTTACACTCTGTCCTCTTCCTGAGCATGATCTCACTTCTCTTGGTGTCAGGAAGACAACTGGGTTTTGGTGATTCAGCGCCCACCACAGATAAGAACCACACCGTGAGGCTCCCCTGAGGAGGgacccagagccagcaggggGGCATTCGTGGTATGATCCTGTCACACCAGAGTCTGGTGTCACATCCCTGGTAgcatgcaggagcagcaggaggttgCTGGTCTTGGCAGCCTCATCATGGCAAAGCATCAGCAAACCAAGAGTGCTTGGTTGGTGGGTCAGATAATGGGCTCTGCACACTAGGTTTTAGAAGGCATGGTGGCAAAATGAGCGTCAGTGCAGCCCTTGGGAAGGCAACCAGTGGTGGGATGCAACCAGGGCACCCACTTCACCCcggagagcagagccccagacATCCCAGGAATAGTCAGGACCTTGGTGTGACCAAAACAGCTGgtcagccctgctgcactggCCATTGATACGGATCTGCAGGCTCCatgccaggcaggcagcagccagttCCTCCTGGAATGAGGAATGAGCTGTGGTTTAGCTGGAGAGGCGGCGGAAGTCATGTCCCAGTGCCGGCAGCACAACTGGGACCTGCCAGGATTGGCAGATGGGTGCAGAATCAAGAAaaactttgggattttttcttgaGGCTTATGGTACAACTTTGCAGGCAAAGAGCCGAATGCTGGAGCATGAGTGCAAAATAGGACTGGGATGTGAGTGCACCaagggccagcagctctgccttctctcaCTCCTGCTTGCACTGCTCACTGTCCCTTGTATCAGCCCAGAGACCGTGCGGGTGCaaagctgagctccagctgggGCAGGTCAAGTGCTCTTGCAACACTGGTTcatggcagagccagagcagtgTCTCTGTGAAATCTCACATGGCTGGTGACCTGCAGACactctttcttttcagatcaAGAACGCAGCAGCCAACGTCCTGCGGGAAACGTGGCTTATCTACAAGCACACCAAGCTGTTGAAGAAGATCGACCATGCTAAAGTCAGAAAGCACCAGAGGAAGTTCCTACAAGCCATCCACCAGTAAGAGGCTGTACAGTGGGCTGGGGGCAGACTGAGCTCTGGATGAACCAGGATCCTGTTCCTGGCAGGGGCGTGGGGACAGTTTTCCATTGCCCAGGATGCAGGCAGGTCTCCAGATGCTGTTTGAAAGAGGAGAGGGAGTACAGCCAtgtgctttttccttctccccaggtTACGGAGCGTGAAGATGGAGCAGAGGAAGCTGAGTGACCAAGCCAACACCCTTGTCGACCTCTCGAAGGCAAGTCCCCCAGGGACCCTGTGGCTTGGCCAGACTGAGTGTTTTTCTTCACTTGGAAAAACTAAAGCAGACTTGGCTGACCGCAAACTGCTCCGACTCAGTAAATGTCAGCAAGGAATAGCTGCTGTGGGATGGCTGCCCTtgcaaagcaggaggagaaataCATACATGAGCCAGGGGTTCCCTGCAACCCTTTCTGCAAGGGATaccactgctcagcagcacaggcccAGCAGAGCTTCCTTGCTTTGATGGCCAGGGATGAGCCAAACTGCAGTCACAGAACCCTTGGAGAACCTGGGGTGGGCTGAGATGGGGCAGCTGTCAGGGCAGAAAGGGGTAAAGGGGTGAGCTCTGCTAGTGGCAGTGGCACTAACCCCTCCAGCCATGGTACTAACCCCAccactgtcccctgtgtcccctccccagatGCAGAACGTGATGTACGACCTCATCACAGAGCTAAATGACCGCAGTGAGGACCTGGAAAAGCAGATCAGTGGCCTGGAATccaagctggagcagctcagcgCCAGCTTCAACTCGCTGCCGCTGCTGATGGCCGACATGCTgcgccagcagcagcagcgcctgCTCTCCGCTGTCCTGGAGGCCCGGGGGGTCGCTGTGCCAGGGGGCACCCCCCAAACACCTCTGTCTGAGAGCCCCATCGGGGTCAGCTCCACCTCCTTCCCCACCCCTTACACGAGCTCAAGCAGCTGCTAAAACgcagcccctcagccccagcGTGGACGGGAGAAGCATTTCCACACAGATCGTGAGGTCTCTGTGAACGTTCTTCTGATCCTTGAACCGCTGCAGGACCCTTCAGCTGGAGCCAGTGGGACCAGCAGTGCCGAGCCACGCTCGGAGCTTTGCCAACGCCTTGGTATTGGGAATCGCATCCCCGTTCAGGTGCCTCTACACGTGGTGAAGGAAGGGGACAGAAGGTGATGCCTTGGGCCAGCCTGTGCCACGGCGTCCGGTGAGAGACGGAAAACCCACGCTCAATCTCAGGTCTtcacatttgaaaacaaaacaaagcaaaacgaaatgaaacagaacaaaacaccGAGTCAGAAGCACTGAAGCAACGGAGACACCGGAGGGAGAGCTTTTCTCCCTGGGGCCCTCCCCTCGCCCCCTGCCCCTCTCACGATTGCCAAACCTCGCCAGGCAGATGCCAGTGGGGGGGGTTCGTTATGCAGGCTCTGGCTGCCGCTGCCGATGCTCCATCCCATCTCCTTGCCAGGATCCACAGGACAGCCCCCTCACGCTGACAGCTGGGTCACAATGCCTGGCTGTAACCTTCCTGGGGAGTTCTCTGGAGCTGTGAATGTTTTCTTCCCAGAGAAGAACAGCGGACACTTCTTCTTTCTGGTCCTTAGTGTCATATCCTGCCTGGCCAGGAAAGCAGTGCCTACAGCGTGCAGGGCCACGCAGGGCTGCCCCCAGCCATGGGGCTGGCAGGCCAGCCCGGGCACTGAGGGGGGCTCCAGGTGCTCACATCACTGCCTGCTGGGAGCCTCCCAGCATTTTGCAAAGCCAGTGGGCTCTTTGCAGCAGTCTCAGAAGTGCTGGATGAACACCCCATCAGCTGCAACCGTCTCCACTTGTGCTGGGAACATCCGTGCTTGAGCCCAGTTGGCACCAGGATCAAGCAGGAGCTCACTGGCAAGTGATGTGGTAGCAGGGGCAGGTGCTTCATCTGTTTAAAACAAAGCCCATCGCCTTCATGCCActtctgctgggtttggtgGAGGGCAGCAGCACTCTCTGGCACCGTCTTGgcaatggcactgctgcccatgCCTGCCAAAGTGCAGCACCTCAGA
It encodes:
- the KCNN3 gene encoding small conductance calcium-activated potassium channel protein 3 isoform X2, translated to MWLISITFLSIGYGDMVPHTYCGKGVCLLTGIMGAGCTALVVAVVARKLELTKAEKHVHNFMMDTQLTKRIKNAAANVLRETWLIYKHTKLLKKIDHAKVRKHQRKFLQAIHQLRSVKMEQRKLSDQANTLVDLSKMQNVMYDLITELNDRSEDLEKQISGLESKLEQLSASFNSLPLLMADMLRQQQQRLLSAVLEARGVAVPGGTPQTPLSESPIGVSSTSFPTPYTSSSSC